taaaattgaaacataATCACTCCattaaatttgttaaaaaaatttactagaCACTCAAATTAAAAGTATGTCTGGATAAGTCAAAAGTTACTGAGTTACTAAtcttaatttatgattttttaaaattattttaattttaaagtaagtatttaaattttttttttaaaaaaattattctaatcCTATAAATATGCTTAAAAACTATTCAGGCTTAATGACACTTAAAATAAATCAACCCAAATACATCTTAATTTATGTTTCAATTGAATACCTtaacttttgataaaatataaaatgttttaaCTAAACATTGTCCCtacaaaaatgaaatttctcttataaaaattttattcattcattagGTAGTGAAGTTAATTTCATGAAATATGTCATATACTTAGAATTATATGCTATTAACcacaaaaaagtaaaatttcgATTGTTCTCTACTTAAGTTTATGCATATAGTTAAATGAGATGTTATATTttgcataatttatttaaaataaagagatatTTATTGAAGATATTCATAAACTTAGCgtgaattattaatttcatctcTAAACTATTGACaacattaaaattattcatttacttAACTAACTGAACTTAAATACACCCTAATCCACATATGACATAACAAATGATCTAAAGCCCTTATAAAAGTGTGaaactcttaataaaaagtCGAGAGAATCGTTGAAATCACTCTGAACTCGATGagaatttattaatatatttcactCACGTGGcaatattaatgatatatttaaGTTAAATAGGTATTTTTTAGACTGTTAATAGTTCATAGACGAAACTATAATTCtcgataaatttaaaattgttttcaatatttctgttattcataaacaaaaatacacaaTTTCTTTTCAACATTTAAAGTATGAAGTGTTTATTTGGAACATTTTATTACTTCAATATTCAAATTGAAACatgaattaattcaaatataagaatgaaatatcctcacaaatttaaaaatcgatttcaaaaatcataataaaaaacaaaaaacaaaatctcGCGAAAAACTCGGGAGAATGTAATAACTCGCGTGGATatgggaaaataaaataaaataaaaataaaatcagcaCCAACAAAGTGGATTTCAGAATCTCAGCCGTATTgccttattaattttaaaagtagatTTCAccagatttgatttttatttttttttggtgtttttatttacatttattatatatttttggaaactaaatattttaatttaatttaatataataacaaaaaataaaatatttgacaagTATGTGTATATTGTCTGTGTACATGAACAAGACAGATAGACATTTATATTACACACACTCTTCTCTCtgtgttttcttttctttgtaacaaaAACTTTCAAATTCCCACAAATTTTTCCAAGAAAATTTGTGGGGTTTTTCTTAATTTGGTGAAATATTTGTGGGTTTTGTTccatttttgttgattttgttagtAGAGTGAGATGGCAAGAAATGGTATGTTTTCACGGCGGCGTAGGGCGGAGAAGGTGGAGGAGTACGATGAGTTGTTGCCGTTAACAGAGGCTACTCATGAAGTTCATGTTCTTGCTGTTGATGATAGTCTTGTGGACAGAATAGTCATTGAGCGTCTCCTCAAAAATACATCTTGTAaaggtgaaaaaaaaaatctgatttgtTTGAGTTCAATTTTAggaaataatgatattttttttgagattttgaatgttttgtGGTTGGAATTGTACAGTGACTACTGTGGATAGTGGGATGAGAGCTTTGAAATATCTTGGATTGGATGAAGAAGAGAGTTCTGTTAGCATTGATGTAAGAAATTTTTGTTggtggattttttttttgaagtgaaaattgaagttttttatggatatttgaattttttttttatgttagggTTTGAAGGTGGATCTGATAATTACAGATTATTGTATGCCTGGAATGACTGGTTATGATTTGCTCAAAAAGATTAAGGTAGTACTTGTTTTGCCCTTTCTTTTCATTGTTCATGTAATTTATGTTGTTTGAAAGGGAGTAGAGTCTTGGTGTAACTGTAACAAGTAAAGTTATTGTCATGAGAGGTCATTGGATCAAGTCGTGGAAACAGCCTCTTGCAGAAATGCAGGGTAAGGCATCTTACAATAGACCCTTGTAGTCCGGGACTTTCCTGACCCCGAGTAAGTTGTTGTCATGAGGTTATTGGTTCCAGCAGTGGAAACAGCCTCTTGCAAAATTGCAGCGTAAGGCTTTGTGTAATAGACCCTTCTGGTCTGGCCCTTTCCTTACCCCGGTTAAGTTGTTGTCATGAGGTCATTGGTTCAAGTCGTGAAAACAACCTCTTGTAAAAATGCAGGATAAGATTTCGTACAGACTCTTCCGGTCTGCCCCTTGCCCTTTCCCGACCCCGTTAAGATTGTTGTCATGAGGTCATTGGTTCAAGTCGTGAAAACAGCTTCTTGTAGAAATGTAGGGCAAGGCTTTGTACAATAAGACCTTGCGGTCTGGCCCTTTTCCGACCCCGGTAAAGTTATTGTCATGAGGTCATTGGTTCAAGTCCTCTTGCAGAAATGCAGGGTAAGGCTTGGTACAATAGACCTTTAGGTCTGGCCCTTTTCCGACCCCGGTAAAGTTGTTGTCATGAGGTTATTGGTTCAAGCCGTGAAAACAACGTCTTGTAGAAATGCAAGGTAACACTTGGTACATAGATCCTTGTGGTCTGGTATTTTCAAGACCTAGTGCTTAGCGGGTAACTTTTGTGCGCAAACTATTTTTTCGCTTGAAAGATTAATGTTTGAGTTTCTTATAAGGAAAATCTAATTAATCAATGTACTGAAGTTTCCGAATTTGTATTTGTGAAACAGGGTTCATCTTTTAGGGAAGTTCCAGTTGTAATCATGTCTTCTGAAAATGTTTTGGCTAGAATCGACAGGTACTTTCAATTCTTTCGCTGTTGGATTTCATACTTGAATTCGTTGAATATATTTTTGCTAGTGACTGTTACTTGAGAACTTTTGGAATTCTAAATTCTTAAAGAATGGAGTGAAGCAATACTAATTGACATTGCATTTACTTTTTGAGTTAACTATACCCCACACATCGTGGGACGGAGCCACCCttgttcaatattttaaatgtataatataatatatattggatCCATTGGTTTCTTTGTGTGTTCACATCTTTACATTCTTGAATCCCCTTGTTAAAAACCTTGGCTCGCCACTGACtcgagagagaaggaaacttaaTAAAAACTAGAAGGGTAGTCCCATTGTTGACAACCTAAAGCTATCTTCTGATTccaattattttaagaaaaaaacaatggAGGAAGTACCATTGACAACCAAAACCTATCTTGCAATTAAATTAAGATGGCATCAAATCTTTACTTATCGTTTGTACATGTGCTTTCAAGATTTGTTAGattcttcaatttttaaaaaaaggttttgaCTTGCATATTTTGGAAGCTGTGATGAGTTATTATTATTGAACAACCAGTTTCTTGCATGACCAAAAGCAATGAATGAACAACCACTTCATTAGTTTAATATAttgtaccaaaaaaataaagtagtTGGATTCATACTTTATAATATCATAATCCAAAGCATATGCTCTTTGTCTGTTTTTTTCAGCAGTTGTacttttagtaatataattaggAATGCATGTTCTTATTCTAGTAAGGTTTAGTTAAACAATATATGCAATTATAGTATGCCACTAAAAGATGTCAATGCATAAAGTGTCGTTCGAATGTCACATTGCTAAAGTTGTGGCTTTACGATTGTTTTTGAAGACGAAATGcttatcagaaacaaatatgGAAAAAGGATGTTTGTTCTTTAACTTTAATGTTTTTCAGAATTTAGACCTTTTTTTTAAGTGGGATGTTGTGTTGATGAAACTAATTCTAATTTGATAACAGATGTCTGGAAGAAGGCGCTGAAGATTTCCTATTGAAGCCGGTGAAATTGGCAGACGTAAAACGTTTGAAGAGTTACATGTTCAACGAGGATCGATTTAGGGGTGAAGAGAAAGGAATGAACAAGAGAAAGTTGCCAGAATCATCGTCTGATGATTCATCAACACCAACTCTCTCGCCTTCACCCTCATCACTTGACCTCTCATCAACACCTTCACCGCCATCCACTTCCTCTCCATCGTCCCCTAAAGCATTCTCATCATCGCTCTCTACTGATTCACCGACACATTCCACTGATTCCTCCATGCCTTGTTCGCCAACATCACCAACAAGACGACTCAAAATGAGCAGCCAAGATTTGTGACAAGACGGTATATATACTACTATGTATCTTACTTTCCTTTTTGCTACTTCCGGGGTCGTTTAAGCCCTCCTCTCCCATCGTCGGGGCATACAATGTAGACAAGCCAATTGCCCCTTACTAGCGAGGTTTTTTGTTGGCTTTGTCACTTTTTCGGACACATATCGATCGATGATATGGTGTGATGACTTTACAAAGATATGTTCAAAATGAGAGTCTCTCTTAAAAGGAGAAAAGTTGATTTTAGACAATGTTATGAAATCAACATTTTCTTGTGttgatgaattttattttaatgtggttgctactttatattataatttttacattttggCAGTAGTTGtagtaatatttattatgtatccAATTCAATGACAGATAGAGATAATGGGTGGAATTGAATAATGGGATATGGATTGATATGATTCTGATACGATCTTTATTAAATGTCAATTCTTGTCTGCTAAAAAGGAATATTGGATTTTGagttgaattacacatgttTGATTTGTTCCCTTATTCTAAGGATCTCCATTGATCTTGTTTACAGCTGCGTTTGAtacgaagaaaaatattttattttttttatgtttgataggTCAACGGTTTTTTAAACAAAAGTAACTTTCTTGTTGCGGTGAAAACAAGTAAATAAGGAAATCACACTCTTTtcgtctcattttatataatatagtttgatttaataCAAAGTTTAagctagaaattttttttttttttttgaagtttttggtttaaaataagTGATAGATACATCATTTTATTAAGGGTAaagatgaatattttaaattgttattaaatatagaaatgtgttattattttactcaaatttaaaaaaatgagttgtgtAAATTGTGACAtagagaatatatttttattcatattttaatttatatgacatttttaattttttttatatgttataaaaagaatgttatatttttataatcagAAAACATttaatcataactttttattaataaaataacttataatcatgtgaacaaattattttctttttatcaaaatcaaataatgctaacataaattgagacaaagaGGCTTTGAGTTTCGTACCTAACAAAAATTTGGGGGCATTTAACCATATTAGGCttgtttttattgatataataataataataataataattgataagtGCCAAATTGTGCCTTGCTGTCCAATAACTCATTGATATATATCAACTTTGAGTCCGTGATGCATGCGTgagattgttttatttttaattaaatatattgaaattgaGTTTATGTGTAAAGAATTATATTGAGAAAGTTATTTTcgaataaattttattgtacGCAATTTAAATTTCGACGAAActctaatataaattttgaatatcaggtgaaaaatcgaaaaaaaaagacaacttATTTATATAGCTTTTCTAGCTGGCTAAGATCATAAGAAGATATGAGACAAAATCAATTAgtataaatcaataatttatataGGTGAAAATACTTAACGTAACATGTCATTCTCTtatcttaatgaaatgattattaCTCATCACACCAAATCTTTAATTCAAACAACCTAAAGATTTGCTCTATTCATTCGGAGAATGACCCCTTATATtatgagaataataataataattaccaatttttacctaaaaaaaacaatttaggagctctaattatattttatgtataaatatttttaaacaattatcacgtataacaaaaaaaaaagatggtaATTTGTGAGAGATACGTGCGAAttgatttgtatatatattatatcatagAATGATGCATGAGTTTACTTGTtccattttatacaaaattaaaatgcatAATTGTATATACTCAAATTTTGAGAACATAAATATTAGCCGAAGCTAAGTTGAAAGACACATTTTATGGCTAAAGTCAACAAGATATATAGTTGCTAAATAAAAGCgaatattaaatagtaatttatCGACATAgattgtaagaaaaaaaattttttttctcaaaattatattCGGAGCCCATTCTACGATTAATTTGAAAGTAAAAAGATTATGATTTTAGTGCAACTAAATCATTTTTGTTAGTTTAACATTATTAAGATCCTTAAATTGgtatatataatgaattaagtaaattataatttcaatacAACTCTACAATAACACACTTGAAGCTTGGTGTTTGCAATGGAGCATTTTCATCAATATTGGACCATCATGGACTTATTTTTTGGGCTTTAAATTAAAACACTTACATCAAACCAGCCCAAAATGTACTCAAAAGTGGTACTTACCTATAAAGAATGATTCAAAAATGAAGTCCATGGATCCAAAACTACTCCTTTATGCTTGTGGGGACacattgttcttttttttcttttgggtttTTCTACCCGGTGTCCGGAGCCTACATTAGAGCTCTGACTAAATCTGAATTACACATTGCAGGACCAATTCGAGGATGGCGCTCCCAACATGATTTTCTCCATGCCCAGGGCTCGAACCCGAGTCCTTTGGTTAATGATGAAGCACTCCCACCAGTGCACCACAATCCATGTTGGTGGACGGACAACGTTCTTAATATATAGGGAAAACTAGTTAATTACACAAACATTCTTAccattcttcttctagtttgaAATCATTACATATAGTCTTACGAATTAATAATTCCATACCAGATTTCAAGTCAAATATATGAAGAGTTATATGTATTTTTGCTActaaatatattctaaaataCAAATTCATCAGTAGAGCAGCGAACGAGAGAAGGACATAGGAGAGAAGCTAGTGAGATATGAGAGAGACGAGCAAAAAGATCAGTATATCTAAGATACATGTAATAGATATAACAATGTCTTCTAAAAATGTTAGGAATTAAAATATGTGGAGTATGTAACAAAGTCTTGTCATGTTTGGACATGTTATTAATTGATCAAGTAATGCTATAAATTAGAACAATACAACTATACCCAAAAGTGTGATTCTTCAAAAACTACAAATTATGAGAAgactttttttgtcttttttttcttggGACAAACGTGCAGTATTGGTCAATATCAACTggatttataaatcatatttttaaagtcaacaatttgtttttttatcctAATTTTATGTACTGAAAAAGGGATCTCCTTACTCATCTATAGAAACTTTTTTGGAAGtattaacataataattatcatTAGTAATTGTCTAAATATATTATCCTTTTTTGGCAAGAAAATAAGTTTTACGTggtttatataaaaagaaatattctaaAGTCAAAATGCTCTTGGATGAATAGTTAAAATTCACGATTATAGATTTCAattattcttttctatttttttttcattgataATATGTCGTACAACTCTTATATGTTATACATTAACTATAAATCACGTTTGAGCAGGATAGAGTCACGTTGggtgaaagaaataaaaacttaaatatattatcaaaatttttgtatgtatataGATGTAGatattgaaaaatcattttttcctctatatatttactttttcgTGAAAATTCTGACTTTAGCTACTATATTTGATGATTATATATCTACAAATCCATTCATCCAAGAATGGGTCACTTGGAGTTACCTAATcataattactttatattataaaattcaaaaaaagttTTTCGTGTAGTACTCTAAAATGTCtatctataaaaataaaatacctaAGTAATTAAAAGGCTGTTATCACATTAACGTAATCCTGCATGGAATCAAATTCATCTAACAATTTTCATGTGGACATTGAAGTCgtcaaaaaacaagaaaaaataaaaaatgtaggTTTACACACCATGCATCGAACCGCGAATCGTTCAGAGGcggattcaaaatttgaaattaatggAGGCACTATTACTATAACAAGAATGATCATTAGCggcatttaatttttaattattactaaacatgtatttttagcagcaattgtcactctttgtatatgtccatAAAGCCTTTAGTGACATtagttctaatgacacttaactaatgccgataaagatgttaacactctttattagtgCCAATATTTAATACtgcaaaaagttatttttattgtagtgtATTGGTCTAAACCTACATGAGGTTGTTTAGCAAAATATATACCTCACGTTTAagatatatacttttttttttaggttttcgGGGTACGTAATCCTCCTAATTTTGGGGCAGATCTGCCTCTTAGTTTCATTAATTTTCGTAATGGATTcagaatttaaatattaattttgagtTTAAGGGAGTTAATTTGGAAATGTGAATCATGCATTTTAATATGGATTAGAGTTCACACTTTGATTAATGATCAACTAAAGTATAGTCAAATGTCCTTATTTGacaaattgttaaaattatattcaatggTTAGATAATTCACTCGTTTTTTTCTTAatgtttctaaaaaataaaattaagcgGTTAATACATCATAATCAATAGTACATATATAGTTGAATCTTTCCTAATCCCTATTTTattgtaaattaatataaaagagtatttggattttatttttaaaaaaaaagccaTTTAGTAGAGAATATTTCCCCATTTAATAGAATTTATGCTacacaaaaattgaaataattggtacctaaaaagtaaaaattagatATCAAACAATACCCATAAAACTAAAAAGATTACGTATTTTCCTCGTCTCATTTTAGTTATCCATCTCATTAATAATTTTCACAAATTACATGTCAATTtacaaattaaaactaaaatagaataaataattttttccccATTATACTCTTACAATTAGGGGTATGCACTATttgaattaaattgaaaaaataaatcggATTCTAATTTGGATTGGTTTTTTGGATTCTTGGTATGATTTTggatttataatttactttatttgattttttggttTGATTTCAAATTGATATACTTTTAAGTATTGAGTTTAATGATTTGCTTGTGATTTATATTAAAAGGTATGTTTaagaaattcaatattatatatatatatatatgtatgtatatatatatatgtatatatatatatatatatatatatatatatatatatatatatatatatatatatatatatatatatatatatatatatatatatatatatatatatatatatatatatatatatattgcaaatataacttttttatgTTTCTAATTATTGACATAACCGATTAACCAAATTGAAAAAAACCCaaaccaaaaagagaaaaatcaaaccaaaccaaatttattttggtttgaaTTAGGTTACACTTCTTCAAAACCAAAAACCAAAAATTCAAATCGAATAGTATAAAATCGAACCGAAAAACCAAAAACACACTCCCACTTACAATTAAATACTAAGTTTGTAAAGTTCTAAAAAGATTTCTTAATTAGCAAATaagtaaaattatcttttttatttataatttttaaggtgtacataaagaaaaaatgaacaGCTATCATGAAAATATTCGATCCTTAATAATAAATCTCGagttttaatttctaaaaaaatattctcaCATATGAGttgccttttttttaaaattatttttttgctcATTGATTTTCCACCTACACTAACACAAGTCACAAGCAATGGTCCTAAGATTCAAGCAAACACATTAAATTTCTGAGCTACTATTAATGACCACTATGCACCAATTTGATGAAATTAACACAATCTTTGACTATTGAATAAAGCCAACTTCTCTTGAAAAACTCACATGCACACAATCCAACAAGTGTAAAAattcaccaatttttttttaaataaagttaatctcatacaaatttaaattaatcaaaattttaacaaGTATCATATATTgaataacaattatttaaaaatattatgattagATAAAGATTAGTTGTCTCTTTTCAACTACTTTTCTATAAAGGGATTAAGTAAAGATGTGTTTGCTTAGATCTTTCTAGAAAAAAACTATTATGTTTTGGTGAACAACTTCCCTATGATGTGTCAACCAAGTCCTCCTTTGGCACAcacaattaaagaaataattattttgccAATTCAATTCTATtcactaaattaatttttttaaaaaaagccaacttaaattaataattaaattattcgaCTTGTTATTTGTTTCTTTCCAATCTCCTTTAAGAAAAGTTCTACGACCAGCGTTGATTTAGAGTggtaaatatttctttatttttaattaatcagATTCTGAGTTTGA
This DNA window, taken from Solanum lycopersicum chromosome 5, SLM_r2.1, encodes the following:
- the LOC101244285 gene encoding two-component response regulator ARR5; translated protein: MARNGMFSRRRRAEKVEEYDELLPLTEATHEVHVLAVDDSLVDRIVIERLLKNTSCKVTTVDSGMRALKYLGLDEEESSVSIDGLKVDLIITDYCMPGMTGYDLLKKIKGSSFREVPVVIMSSENVLARIDRCLEEGAEDFLLKPVKLADVKRLKSYMFNEDRFRGEEKGMNKRKLPESSSDDSSTPTLSPSPSSLDLSSTPSPPSTSSPSSPKAFSSSLSTDSPTHSTDSSMPCSPTSPTRRLKMSSQDL